From the genome of Apostichopus japonicus isolate 1M-3 chromosome 17, ASM3797524v1, whole genome shotgun sequence:
GTCTTCATCTATTCTTGCTTCTAAAGACGATTGGACAAACGCTCAGTGTATTCCTGATATTAGAGTAGCATGTGAACACCtcataaaagaaatgaaaaaaagaattcCCAGAGGTAGAATCTTTATTTGATTTCGATATCAGTGATATAACGAAGGTTATTAGAGATAACGTCAAGATTGCTCAGCATAAAAAGTCAGTGGTTGATGTTGCAGGAATCAAAGTTAAAGGTAAATATTCCACTGATATTTTAAGCAGAGGAGATGTCAAGATTTTCATAATGCACAAGGCATCTGGAGGGTATTTACACATCACTGTGTTCAACAGAAATGGTGAATTACAACGACAGGATCAGATCAAGAGTGATAAGGGCGTGGTCATCTGCGGTTTGTTGTCTGAGTTCAAAGTTATCATTGAAGTTCTTTGTACTTATGAAATCGGTATTTACGATGTACGTGATGGTACATTTACCAAGAAGAACATTCGTGACGTCAATACTATGTGGCCATCTGATCAGTACGTGAGTTGTGTAACTACAGATCCTGTAAAGAATCACATTATTGTTGGTACTGACAGAagatatgtgtatgtatatactgaTCAAATGAATTACAGCCACATGATTACACTACCAGATGTTATCGATGAAACGTATGATATAACTGTTCATAGAGGTAGTCTCCTGGTATGTGGCATCTATACTGAGAGAGCAGCATATGCAGTCAGCATGTAGGAATCACATAGTAAACTGATGTATGAATTCACCAAACCAGATCTTGATGGATTGGACTGGAAAGCTTTCACTGTATGCACAGACAAGGATGAGTTCATCTACATGCTATGGAAAGCAGGCATCTTACATCGGCCGAGATGTATTCTGGTGCAATACAGTCAGGGTGGTCGACAGTTACTCACAACAAGAACAGTAGATGTTGATGTTAACCGTGTGTCAACATTTGAAGAGAACGGGATAGAAAAACTCTTGATGACCACATCGATGGGATCTTTCTACACGTTCGACCTTGTAGTGATGTAAAAATAGGAAATTTTTCAAGTCATTAATATAAGCAACCTTAGAACTTCAGGGTGCTCTCAGCCTTAATATACTGACATTTATTCATCGAGAAATATTACTTCTTAGGTTTATATAACAAtgtttgatatatttaataACTTGATTATTTAGATCGGACAGATAATCTCTATAAACAGCATCAGCATGACTTACACTTTGTTGATATATTTCAACAGCTGATCGGAATagtgatataataataataataataataaacagttcttattaaGCGCCCGTAACAGAAGTCTCAGGgcgctttacaaataaaaaggtcaaaaaatacataaagaatACAAGATATCCATTCTTATCTTCCtggtaaaatatttcatctgATTAAGGCAGCTCCTTGGTGGGAATCACTGATATAAAGTTGCTTCCGAGAATATTCCATTTGTGGAGGTGCGCCCCTCTTGAATGTAGACCATGGCAAAGGCAAATATGTACTTAACGAGATATAGTAACTCACCGAGGTATATATGACAGGAATACACTAAAACAATGAAAGactaattaaaaattaattattgaaaaaGTGTATCATTGTACATGCACCTCTAAATGTACCTGACTGTCTATCAAATTAAATAATGTGAGATAATTGTTTAGgttaaatttattttgcatatatacttCTGTATATTATTACTTTAAAGGAATATATCAATATACACTCTTaggttgttttgtttgtaaacttTTACTTTTTTGGAATTTTATTTCATCCAACTGTACAGTTGATAAAGTTTAAACATTCAAATATCCGAACCAAAATCTGTTAcacatatttaaaaaacaaaattaacatataAGAAATCGTTTTAATCATCATTTTTAATCATCTTTCAAATACAATTTTGTTTGTGATTCTTTCTTCTCTATCAATCTGAACAAATCTTGGCGACTTGTAAGTCGTAAATATGTCTGACATTTATTTTTCTCACAAATATCGTCTTTCTTCTCTGCATTGCGTCAGTTTCGGGGTTggtgtgtcgggggggggggggttatcgtAATATGTCTGCTGTAGCGAAAAAGAGAGATGTATTTGCATCTCCTTTCAGATCCAACAGGTCCTTTTTAACTAATTGAGCTGATGTCATGGTTATGCGTCTCTCTTTGTTGCtgaaattcatttatttcattttatgaaaataaaagtctTACCAAGGCCACATAATGTCAAGATTTTTAAATAAAGGGCTCTGATGTGGCATAGGTATACTCCTAATTTGACTTTAGTGTGGTTCAATTAAGCAGAACATTTGTTGTACTAGAGCTTTTTGGAGCAGAATTTAGTTTAGAAAGAAATAATCCAACCGCTGCTGATTCTCTTTTATTTGGACACGATCTGTATATATTTTCCATCTTTATATTACATTGAATGACATACAAAAAGGCATCAAAAGATGATTAGCAACATTAGGTACATTCAcacagtgatatatatatatatatatatatatatatatatatacgagaaAACAACCTAATTTTCTCGTGTGTACGTATTTTCTATCTTGCCTGTTTTACCgtattaaaatgtttcttacGTAATGTTTAAGCTAGGAGGTCTCTAGTATGTGTAACTTGAGTATCATTTTATTGCTGGCTGTGAGAGTTGGTTCTTCCTGCCGGGGCTTTATGTAAACAGTCCGGTGGACAAGGCCTCCTTCGTTCTTAGTATACGGGGAATTTTTAGGGGTGCATACAGCGGACAGCGGGCGGGGTTAGCTCACATTCGTATAGCGCTGTAGAGAGCGTTGACCGGCTGAATTGGGTTATGGCGGTTGTCAATCTTCCTGGCTATTTCTTTATTGGCTAGTTAATCGTGTATAGGCTTCAACACAGTTACGGGGTCGCTTATAATGCCGTGCAAGGAGCGTTCTTAGGCATTACGTAAGGGTATATTTAGAGTAAGTTGCCAGGCAGAATCTATGCCGAATTTGTACGTTGTTTTAAGGACTTAGATTATTTTTGGCTTGTGCAGAGGATCGAGTAATGCACTCTGCAGCtgcgctgcgtaactgcttgtgcctgcgCAAGGTCGTCGCAGCGTAGGGTTCGCGGGCTGACGAACCTCATCGTTAGCTGCGCTGCGTTGTCctatggagctataaacagatggCTCCATGGTTGTCCTTACGCTGCGTCGCCCTTGACGCAGTACCGATATTTAGTCTGCGTTGTACCTGCGTTGTCTTTGGCGCAGCGCCTAGTTAGCAGTGCTGCTCTACAGTCTATATATAAGGGATTAGTTTGCCTTGACAGGGCTAGTTAATGTACGCCACCCTTATTTTTGTGTTTAGGTTTTATTGTATcactttctgtatatattatttggtTATTACTTAACGAAAGATGTACGGCAGGTACATTGTTTATctaattatactttttaaactcTTAATGCACTGTTAGTGTACTTCGTTTCAACGGTGTCCTCGAGTCTCTCTCTGTACAACCCCCTTCCTCACTTGCCGACTGGGTACTGCACCATACCATCGAAGCGGAaagcgttacaatatatatatataaatatatatatatatatatatatatatatatatatagtatttacatataagtatttaCATCAACTTAATaatttatcataaatttatcatatatatatatatatatatacatatacatatatatatatatatatatatatatatattatatatatatatatatttttttttaatacagatTGAGATATTAAATCTCATGTCAGTAACATAGCATATGAACCTATTTAATTTCAATCTTAAATGGGTGTAACAAACCATAAATAAAATTTGCTAATCTAAGTTAATATTTTGTCAGAGGATACTTAGTTTTTCACTTATTTTAGTaaatagaaacaaatatatgatCTTGATCGAAACGGTCTTTGAAACTAAACAGAATGCGTGATTTGCGTCAGACGATTGCACCTGTATTCGTGCTAAATAATCGGGTTTGTCTGGATGGGTAAATTCCACAATACTAAGAAACACACGCATAGACGCATTAAATGTTCAACGTCAGTTTAATACAAGTAATTAGTCATTGCTGTTATGGTAAAGTGTGATTAATCTAGCTTCCCAATAGAAACCTTAACTTACAATTGGCGTATGCCGTTAATGATGTATCCAATATATGCTATGGTGTGTTTGGTAATTAGGTAAAATGAGTGTCTATATTGTTCAACAATGACGTTTGTGAAGTAGTTTTTTCAGTGCAATTGTATTATTGAAATATGAGTAAAATGGCTTCAATGAGTTGATGAAGAATGAATGGAACAATATCTCTTCTTCCTCCAAAGAGCGGAATGCATGATCATGTTTATTTCACATTAGCATCCTTTATTCGAGGAAATGGAATAGCTGTTGTTAATATGAGAAGTGGAGATATTATGACCTACACATTTCATCATAACTTTGTATTTGCAACACGACTGCCTCCCACACTACGATAAAAGGAGGTCTGTCATATATAGTAATGTGTCACAGAGAAAGGATGTCTTTGATTGATCGTAACTGATAATATCGCAATaattcatttttgtttaatgTGAGGTTCCTACAAAAACGGGAACATAAATAGATGTATTAATTTGAGAAACGGTACCAACTGATGGATATGTTATGATCATCTTTTTGTATCTTCTGCTTACTTTCAACGCATTTAAATTACTACTTATCACATTTgggaaatttcaaaatatggtTTTATTATGCCATTTTCTAAAGCAAATCTAGACAGATAAAGGCATTTAATTGCATCCATTGATATGGATAATAGTATCACTTTTGAGGAAGTATCCACAGAAAGCCTTTCTTGGATATGGCAGTTGTAAGTGACGGCGCTGTAGTGGGATAATGACAGAAACAATTGCCTTGCCTAATCATTATTCTTCATTATGAATTTCGatataggattttttttttgattaacATCAAGAAAAGAATCACAAAGTTGGAGTGGGGAAAGaagtgtaaatataaataatagaaattCGAACTATAAATGTTTAAGATTGAATGGAATTCAGTTTTAACGCTGATAAATATAGCGGCAAGTTTAGTTTTTGCTTAATGCAAACAATCTTTGGCAGATGGAAATTATGATGAGATTTAAGATATCATAGGGGGAAAGTAATAACACGCTCATCGTGATGATTTAACTTACAGCTGACTTGTGTTTGAAAAATTGGTTTGTTAATACTACGTGTAACTTCGTGTAGTTAACAGGGTCAAAGACAAACTAAATGTATTGATAAATATTTCGCGTGACAACGAGCTATAGGTCTGTCACTGTACACCCCATTTTCCTGTCAACGTAGAATGCATATCAAAACTGTTTCTGCTAGTATTATAGGGTAAACATAACAAGAAAGTTGGTAGTAACTTGATATATTCTGACGTTTACTATTATTAATAAGACGAGATCAGCTTCAAGTGACCAGAAGAGCAATTTGTATGAACATAAAGAACCAATAGTAAGTTCCACACTCATTACGAACAGAGGAACCGCCCCTTTAATTTATTAAGCGGATAAATTGTGCCGCAAGTTTAGTTGTTGTTTAATGCAAACAATCTGAGCGATGAAAAGTATGATGGTGTTTCAGATATAACAGCTGAAAAAGTAATACCATCGTGATTAAGTCCAAGTAACTGAAGTGCAACTGTCTTGcgtttgaaaacattttatttacacAACGCGTAACTTCGTGTACTTTACAGTGTCAAAGTCTAACTATATTAAGTTGATAAATCCATCGATCGTGTGACAGATCTGCCACGGTGAACGCCATTTTTCTTTCAACGTGAAATGCATATTGAATCTGTTTCTGCTAGTATTCGAGGGGATATATACCATAAAAGTTTAAATTATACTTGGCATACTGACGTTTACTACAACTAGTAAGACGACAGCAGCTTCAGGTGACCAGAAGAGCAGTTAGTATAAACATAACGAACCAATAGTAAGTTACACTCTAATAACTCAAAGAGGAACCACCCCTTTCTATCGTCAGTAAAactaatgtaggcctataactGTATTATGTGGGTATTGTTGGAGTAACTGTTCTGAGACTAGAAGGGTACTTTACACACGATCATAccaatttgtttaatattatcCACTTGTAACTGAAGTCGAAGAAAATGCAATAATTCTTCGCTGTATTGAAACAGCTTTCCTTCATTCTCTTTTCTGGTTTTGTTTATTCTTATCAATGAATAATATTAACCCATTTTTCTATCATCTTCTGGTATGGTATATTCTAGAAATTTGAAATGGTCGGTTGTACCAGAAATGACAGTTACGTAATGACTTCCGTTCATATACACATGATATACATTAACCAGGTAATGTATATAGATTTTTGCATACATGATAGCTGGTAAGATGCCCTTATAGTATGAAAAGTTTAATATTGCGATCACTGGCTACGAGCAGTTTATTCAAGATCCATATGTGGTGGATTTTGTAAGGAGGTAGTTAGTATTGAATGAGTATAACGATATCGATGTTTCCGAGAAGGATACACGAAAAATGAAACATCGACCCTCCCTCCTTTGAacggagggcgttgtggtcaagtggttaaggcagtggacttgtaatcttaggattacaggttcgagtcctggccagatcatagcgttttgtccttgggcaaggcactttatctccattgcctttCTCAACCCAGATGTATAAATGGGGtattgcgaggtgacttgtaaatgtAGTTGCGTgcaccggtttgtggctgcatccTATGGGAAGTgacccaggggacacgtggttgtggtgcactgcggtaccccaggagagattgtttgaattgtgcacaatttggtgtgtaggtgtgacaagttaccaatgaacAGGGTTaagtaagttgcgctatataagaactgttaattattattattatttgaactACAAATACAGTACTTCACAATACGTTTAGTGTAAGCATCATTTCGCCGATTGTTTAATACAGATCTCTGAATGGAAATATAATGCTACCAGAACCTACTGTGCTAACTACTGTTTATTCAGATTTGAAACATCGATATCCAGTAAAGTTGTGCACATTTCTTTTTAAGGCTCCGCATACATTCTGCAACTAGATGCAATCTATGTAACATAACTCACACAATCTTTCATGAAAATCAATGTTTGTGAACTTCCCTTTTACGATAGGGTGTTTACTATTTGTACAGCGGATTTTAAATAAGTTTACTCCGTGGTGGAAATTTAAGTTATTCAAGTAACTCAAGTTTCTCCTTGTACATTATTGAAACTTTGCAATGAGAGTTACTGTTAAATTCGCCTTACCAGTCTTGTTTACAAACATCAATTAGTCGTTGATCTATATTTGCTTTGAGCCAAGTCTTAAATATTACAGGGTATTGCATTTGAGGGGTAACGTccaatacaagcaagaaaatgtGTTTGTGCAAAGATCGACAATTTTACTACAAATTCACCAAATAAAATATGCTATTTCCTTTATTGGGATTACTCTTTCTCAAACTATTGAAACATGGTAATGTAAGTTATTGAAATTTCTATCACATGAATATTACCACAATATGTGCAAATTTATGTCCATTTTATAATATATGATGTTGCACCTCTAAATTCTAACCCTAAACcaattcagcatggtacttttaAATGTGATcatacttcgagatgcatcgtctgcagccaccacattgttgaatcgaATTCCATCACCATCACTAGCGACAGTCTACAactcacacacaaaaataaGGGCCACATCACTTGCAAAACCACTAATGTCATTTATCTGATCTATTAAAGAATTttcggcatccagtatgttggtgaaaaTAAAACCACCCTCAAAAAGCGGTTCTATGGTCACAtgtccacagtcaacaccatgaagactgagaccccgatttaagaacactttaacctttcCACCCTTCCCTACACGGGactgaatccttaggtagccgcccTGAGCTAgaacgaatcagcagagagagactgtggatgcaacgccttcgccattcaccattcaacctcatgggctcaacattcaggaaggacatgacatACTTTTTCTCACGgtcccccctccacctccatcTCCCCTCATTATCCCTCTGTCACACTTTTCCTCGTAACTTTCCACTTTTtcttctccacacctttctgtctttgtccttatatagtttattccctacccgcTTCCTTTAATCCCCTCTTTGTCgctctacagtttatctcctacctctcctcttcccctgttggtttctttcattcttctcaccatcccttgtctactaatccccttacatctatatTTTATGTTCACCATGCTTATTaacctgtttgtattctgtgcgtgtgttttccccttctgttactgttacttgtcatctAGCCTTTGAAAAAGTTAGGATccaaacgtcaggccaacttacttttacactttcTTTTACataggctctttagtggataagcagtttgctaactgctttattttactttaattttataAATTGCAGTATCAGAATCTCGTCAATCAAGCTCAATGGCTTCGTCGACTCCTCTCACGGATCTGGCAGAGAACTTCTTCTTGTGTTCGGTTTGCTTGGATCAATATAAAGAACCGAAACAGTTACCGTGTCTCCACCGATATTGTAGAAATTGCTTGAAGACAGTCACTGAAGCAAGCTATGATGGAAAGCTTAAGTGTCCATTGTGTAAAGAGCAGTACGTAATACCAGAAAATGGTGTTGACGATTTCAAGACTGACTTCCATATGAAGAGTATTATTGAGTTTATACAATTGCAAAAGTCTTTTGAAAATGCAGATTTAAAGAAATGTGTTAGCTGCTTCAAGAATACAGAAGTTTCAGCTTTTTGTTTTAAGTGCAGAGATTACTTGTGTGAGCAATGTTACAAGGTTCACGTCGTcagtaaaatgtttacagaTCACAAAACCCACATTCTGAGATTGGATAATATAGAAGCAAAGAATATGACACTggataaattaacatcactaacGGAAGATCCCAGGTGCCATATCCATGACAAAAAAGAAGCACAATTATGCTGCAGTTCTTGCGGAAATGTACCAGTGTGCATAGCTTGTACATATAATAAGcacaaaggtcatgacctgCATGATGTCACTGAAATAGCAGAACGTGAAAGACAACTACTGAAACAAGAACTTGCTGCATTAACCAAATACAAAGGTAAACTATATGGCCTCCcaacaaaaatacaaactacTACACAGAAGCTGAATGAAAATGCCgtgaaaaaaacagaaagattgATATATCAGCACAAGCAACAAGCACACAAGATTAAATATAAACTTGCGGAAT
Proteins encoded in this window:
- the LOC139984822 gene encoding E3 ubiquitin-protein ligase TRIM56-like isoform X1, whose protein sequence is MASSTPLTDLAENFFLCSVCLDQYKEPKQLPCLHRYCRNCLKTVTEASYDGKLKCPLCKEQYVIPENGVDDFKTDFHMKSIIEFIQLQKSFENADLKKCVSCFKNTEVSAFCFKCRDYLCEQCYKVHVVSKMFTDHKTHILRLDNIEAKNMTLDKLTSLTEDPRCHIHDKKEAQLCCSSCGNVPVCIACTYNKHKGHDLHDVTEIAERERQLLKQELAALTKYKGKLYGLPTKIQTTTQKLNENAVKKTERLIYQHKQQAHKIKYKLAECTKERKRGLEDIGSKRIENHRQITFNLEEELSQVRKKYDNLRETTNQKYDNESEEFINKCDETEGELFRKLGSLDANLKNLTTAKDQLVNQNENELKQENIANRLLNDTRTSQQRHHLFLLLKMIGHTLSVFLILE